Sequence from the Corallococcus sp. EGB genome:
CTGGGGGCGGGGCAGGCGGTGTGGATGGGCTCGGCGCGCTTCGACCAGGTGGCGTCCAGCTGGCGCAGCGCGTGGATGTTCAAGCCGGACGCAGGGCTGGCGAAGGCGAACGGCTATTCGTTCACGCCGGAGGTGATGCAGCCGCTCTTCGTGGCGGGCGTGGAGTCCATGCAGAAGCGCTGCGCGGAGGTGCTGGCCCTGTTCGACATCCAGGGCACGCTGGCGGCGAGCGAGTGCGCGCGCCAGGTGGTGGACGTGGCGGACGAAGCGCGCGAGGCGCTCCCGTCCGTGGCGCAGTGCCGCAAGGACAAGCCGGAGCGCCGCACGTGTAGGTGAGGCGGGCTACCGGCCGCCGTCCACGACCCACCTGCCCCAGCCGGCGAGCGCGGTCCCGTCCTCGGGCACGCGCTTGCCCTTGGGCGGGGCGCGGTAGACGGCGTCGGCGAGGGGCGTGAAGCGGGCCTCGTCCGCGAGCCCGTTCAGCGCGGCGCCCCACGGCTCGGCGGCGTAGGTGGTGACCTGCACGCGGCGCTCGGCGCCTTCACCCAAGGGCGATTCGACGACGAGGGCGGGGACGGGGTGCTGGCCGACGGTGAACGTCTCCCGGCGCGCCGGCGCGGCGCCGGCGGGGACGGGGGGCCACTGCTGCGGCTGGCTGAGGGTCTCGCTGACGGCGTCGAGCAGGGCCTCCTCGAGGGGCCGGGCCTCGGCCTCCTGGAAGTCCGCGCAGGGCGCGTCGCCGGTGGGGCCGGTCAGCTCCTTGCGCAGGACGAAGCCGCGCTCCGCGCCCAGGCAGACGCGGCGCACGGAGGACGTGCCGGAGAGGTCCTGGCGCACGTCGTACCAGGTGCCCGGGCCCCAGGGCCGGTCGAGCGCGGGCACGCTGCCCGCGGCGTCGGTGCCCTGGCGGAAGGACACGAGCGTGAGCTGCTGGCTGCCGCTGGCGCCGAAGCCGGAGAGCGTGGTGCTCGCGTCGAGCAGGCCGTGGGTGAGGTACAGCGGCCCGGGCTCGCTGGCGTAGAGGCGGTTCTGGAGGGGGCCGTCGCTGGGGCGGCGGTCGTCCAGGAAGCGGCGTGCGTCCCAGGTGCGGCCGGCGGCGGTGGTCTGTTCGGTGGAGCGCTGGCCGCGGTGTTCCTCCTTCCACGGCTGTGTCTCCTCCACGCGCATGGGCAGCACGCGAGGCTGGGAGAGGCGCGGGTGGGCAAGGGGCCGGCCCTGATCATCCGTGAAGGTGACGGTGAGCCATGCCCACGGCGCCTGCACGGCGACGACCTCCAGCGCGACATGACCGGCCACGCCCACGCCGGTGTCCGTGCCGGGGCGGCTCCGGTGGGCGGAGAAGGCGTACTCCACGCGGTCGCCCACGCGGGCGCGCTGCCACGGTGAGGGCGTGGCGGGGGTGGCTTCGGTGGTGGGAGCGCCAGCGTCCGTGATGGCGGCCTCAGGCTCGGAGGAAGCGCCGGGCTGTTCGGTGGCGGTGGTGCCGTCGGCGGGGGAGACGGCGCGGGGCTTCATGCTTTCGCAGCCCGTGCCCAGGAGGAGCGCGGAGCACAGCAGGAAGGGAGCGCGGAAGAGAGGGTGTCGCATGCGGTCGCTAGATACACGGAGCGACGCGTGGAGCCGCGCGGACGGTGGTCGCGTGCGTGGCGTCAACGTGCGCTGGTCGACAGCTCGGGGGCGGACTCCAGCCACGTGCCCCAGCGGGTGAGCCGGCTGTCTGACCGGTACTGACGCACACCGGACGCGGTCTCCAGGTACACGCCTTTCGACAGCGGGTCGAACCGCGCCTCCATGGGGAGCCCCCGGAGCACGGGGTTCCACAGGTCCGTGGAGTCGCTCGTGGACTGCATCCAGGGTGCCCCCAGACTGTATTCAGGGACTTCATCGAAGTACGCCGCCACGGGCTCCTGTCTCACATAGACATGGACCTGCCTGGGGAGCGGGGCACCGTAGTCTCGGGGAGGCCAGGCGGGGATGTAGACGGAGTTGTTGACGAGGTCGATCAACGCATCCTCCAGGGAAAGCACCTCCGCGCCCTGGAAGTCCTCGCACCGGTTCTCACCTCGCGGCCGGCTCCAGACCTTGCGCAGCAGGTAGCCCTGTTCCGCGCCCAGACAGACGCGGTTCACCTGGACGCCTCTGTCGGTGGTCTCCTGCGTCTCGTACCAGGTACCGGGTCCCCAGGGGTTGTCCATGGCGGGCGGGGTTCCGCCGGTGGTGCCTGAACCTCGCTGGAATGACACGAGCGCGACGTCGTGTGCGGCGGACATGGAGGGGCCGACAGCGCTGAAGGAGACCTCGAGCAGCCCATGGGTGAGGTAGAGCGGCCCGGGCGTCGTGGCGTAGAGCCGGTGCTGCGTGGGGCCGTCCCCCGGGGAGTCGTCTCGGAAGGTCCGCCGGGCCAGCCAGTGCTGCCCGGCCGCGAAGGCCCAGCGGAGGGTCGTGGCGGTGCTGCCACCCTCGATTCGAAATAGCGCACCCGTCAGTCCTCGCACCGGAACAGCGCGCAAGCTCCGTCCACGCACAGGGGCGCGAAGCACTGGTCCCCATCACCGTCCTCGCACTCATGTCCGCTGCCCGCCTCCGCCCAGACGACCTCCGGCGAGAAAGCCGGGGCGGATGACGTCGACGCACAGCTCCAGAGCAGCCCTATGAACAGCCAGCACAGGTCCCCCCGGAAGAACGCTTCGCGAAGCATGCCAGGAGCATGGAGGACGGGAGGAGGCTCCGGAACCTCCTCCCGTTCACGGCCCCCTCAGGCAAGGGGGCGCAGCGCGCCGTGGTCGTCGCAATGAGAGCCGTGGGGATGATGCAGGTGCCCGGCCACCAGGTAGTCCACATGGTCGCCATGAGGGACGGACTCATGGCCACACCGGGGGCCATGCTGGTGCTCCTTCGCGTGGTCCGAGCACTCGTGCGTGGGCGTGCACCGGACGGGATTGGCTGCGTCCGCGGCGATGCGGCACTCGCTGATGCCGGTGGCCTCCATGCGGTGGAGATGCCCTTCGTGGAGGTAGTCCACATGACTGCCATGTTGCACGGCCGTATGGCCACAGGCCTCTCCGTGCTGGTGGTCATGCGAGGTGTGCGAATGGCTGCCTTTGGAATTCATGAGCCGTCTCCCCTTCGGTAGGAATTGCGTTGCTGGAGGGACCGCTGTCTCTCAGCCCGGCCCCATCCGCGAAGGTAGCGCCGCTCCCCCAAAGGAACAGGGGCATGCCTGGGGCCACGCTGCTGCCTTTCCAGGGCTGGCTTGCAATTCAAACAAATGCAGTTGGATTTCAACCGTATTCCGGTTGCGATTATATCATCCAGGACTGGCATCCTCCCCCCAGGGAGGGGCAGGCGGGGCGCAGGGACACTCACCCGGAGTGGAACCCCCGGCCCCGCCACTGCTAGACCAGGGGCGCCATCACACCGCACCCGGAGCTCCGCGAATGCCTTCGCCCCTGTCCATCCGCCGTGTCGTCCTCTACAAGCACGGCGTCGGTTACTTCGAGCGCCGGGGGAAGGTGACCGGGAGCGAGACCGCGCACCTGGACTTCAAGGCGCGCGACATGAACGACGTCCTCAAGTCCATGACCGTGCTGGACCTGAACGGCGGCTCCGTGTCCGCCGTGAGCTATGACTCCACCAAGCCCCTGGAGCAGCTCCTCTCCGAAGCCACCATCCGCATCCCCGAACACGGCAGCCTCACCGCGCTGCTCGGCCAGGTGAAGGGGGCCCGCGTCCGCGCTCGCGTCGGTGGTGCGCAGGTGGAAGGCGCCATCGTCGGCCTGGAGTCCCTGCCCGTCGTCCAGGGGGAGACGAGCGTCGTGCGCCCCTTCCTCACGCTGCTCGTCGGCGCGTCGCTGCGCACGTTCGACGTGCTGGAGCTGGGCGAGCTGGAGTTCCTCGACGAGGCCGTGCGCAAGGACTTGGAGTTCTACCTGGCCACCGTCATGTCCTCGTACAAGAAGGACTCGAAGCGGCTGTCCATCCTCACCGCCGGAGAGGGCTCGCGCGAGTTGTTCGTCAGCTACGTGCTGGAGTCCCCGGTGTGGAAGACCAGCTACCGCATCCTCCTGGATGAGAAGCAGCCGCCGCTGCTCCAGGGCTGGGCCATGGTGGACAACACCGGTGACGAGGACTGGGTGGACGTGGAGCTGTCCCTCATCGCGGGCCTGCCCGTGTCCTTCGTCCACGACCTCTACAACCCCCGCTACCTGCGCCGTCCCGTCGTGGAGGTGCGCTCGGAGACCGGCGTCGCGCCCGTCATCCCCCAGGAGGCCTACGAGAGCGTCGCCGAGCCCATGGTGGACGCGGAAGAAGAGGGCTCCTTCGGCTCCGCCGACATGGCGTCCTCGTCCGGCATCATGCCCGCCATGGCCGCGCCCGCACCGGCGCCCCGCATGCGCGCCAAGGGCGGCCCCAGGGTGGGCGGCACCGGACGCGGCATGCGCGAGACGCTGGAGCAGAGCACCGCCGTGACGACGCTGACCAAGGAGGTGGGGGACCTCTTCGAGTATGGCGTGGACCGCCCCGTCACCGTGCACCGCAACCAGAGCGCGCTCGTGCCCATCCTGCAGCGCCCCTTCGAGGGCCGGCGCGTGCTGCTCTACAACCGCGCCACGCGCGAGAAGAACCCGATGGCCTGCATCGAGTTCAAGAACACCACCGGCCTCACGCTGGAGGGCGGCCCCGTCACCATCACCGAGGACGAGACCTACGTGGGCGAGGCGATGCTCGACACCCTCAAGCCCGACGACACGCGCTTCGTCCCCTACGCCGTGGAGCTGTCCTGCGTCGTGTCGGTGGAGGAGGACCAGGAGGACGGCCCGGTGTTCCGCGCGCGGCTCACCCGGGGCACCCTGGTGGTGGAGTTCTTCCACCAGCGCCGCACGAAGGTCCTCGCGCGCAACAAGGCGAAGCGCCCCCAGGTGCTCTTCGTGGAGCATCCGCGCACCGGCTGGGAGCTGAAGGACACCGCGGCCCCCGCGGAGACCACGGACGGCTTCTGGCGCTTCAAGCGCGAATTGGCCCCGGGCACCTCCGACACGCTCGTCATCACCGAGCGCACCCGGGGCCACCGCCAGTACTACCTGGGCAACGTGGGGCTGGAGGAGGTGACGTTCTTCCTCGACTCGCACTACATCGACCCGCGCGTCGCCCAGGCCCTGCGCGACGTGGTGGCCATGCGCGAGAAGCAGGCCACCGTGGCCCGCGACCTCCAGCGCCTCAACGAGGAGCGCGCCCAGCTCTTCAAGGACCAGGAGCGGATCCGCTCCAACATCGACTCGCTCAAGAGCGGCGCGTCCCAGCGCGAGCTGGTGGAGCGCTTCGTCACCAAGCTCAACGCGCAGGAGGACCGGCTGGAGGCCATCGGCCGGGAGCTGGAGCGACTCGAGCAGGAGCGCACCCGCCTCCAGGCGGAGGTCACCCAGCGCATCGAGTCGCTCTCCTACGAAGCGGACCTGTAGCTACTTCGCGTCCGCGCGGAACACCTCGCGGCCCGCGACCACCGTCAGCCGGACCTGCCCGGTGAGCAGGTCCGCCGGGGGCGCGTCCACGGGGTCCACCGACAGCGCGACGAAGTCCGCATCCATGCCGGGCTTCAGCCGGCCGCGCTGGCCTTCCGCGAAGGACGCGTAGGCCGCGCCCACCGTGAAGCCCTCCAGCGCCTCCTCACCGCTCAGGCGCTGGTCCGGGTGCCACCCGCCCGGCGGCTGACCACTGGCATCCTGCCGCGTGCGCGCCGCGTACAATCCCGCGAGCACGTCCGGCCGCTCCACCGGGAAGTCGCTGCCCAGCGCCAGCACGGCGCCCGCGCCCTTCAGCTTCTGCCACGCGTAGGCGTTCTGGATGCGCTCCGAGCCCACGCGCTTCTCCGCCCAGGGCATGTCGCTGGTGGCGTGCGTGGGCTGCACGCTCGCGATGAAGCCGTTGGCGCCCAGGCGCCGGATGTCCTCCGCCGTCATGATCTGCGCGTGCTCCACGCGAGGGCGCGCGTCCTTCGTCTTCGGGTCCCCCAGCTCCCGCGTCAGCGTGTCCAACAGCAGCGTGTTGGCGCGGTCGCCAATCGCATGCGTCGCCACCTGGAAGCCGCGGCCCACGAAGGCGTGCACGCGCGAGGCGTACTCCTCAGGCGACAGGAGCAGCAGGCCGCGGTGGCCGGGCTCGTCGCTGTAGGCCGCGCCCAGCGCCGCGCCCCGGCTGCCCAGCGCGCCGTCCAGCGTGAGCTTCACCGCGCGCATCGTCAGGAGCTTCCCCTGGAACGGGCCGTCCTTCAGGTACTGCACGCGGTCATCCGTCTGCCCATCCGCCATGGCGTAGACGCGCAGGGACAGGGTGCCCGCCTGGTCCCACGCCTGGAACAGGCGGAACGTCCGCAGGTCCATGCCCGCGTCGTGCACGCCGGTGAGGCCCACGCGCGCGCAGTGCTCCAGCGCGGCGCGCATGCGCGACGCGTGCTGCTCCTTCGTCGGCGCAGGCAATGCCTTCAGCGCCAGGTCCATGGCGTTGTCGATGAGCACGCCGCTGGGGGCGCCGTCCGGCAGCCGCACGATGGTGCCGCCCTCGGGGGCCTTCGTGTCGCGGGTGATGTTCGCGCGCTTGAGCGCCTCACCGTTGAGCCACAGCGCGTGGCCGTCGATGCGCCACAGCACCACGGGCGTGGCCTTCAGGGACTCGCCCATGTCGGCGAGCGTGGGGAAGCGCGGCGTGGCCCAGTCGTTCTGGTCCCAGCCCTGCCCCACCAGCCAGTCGCCCTGGTACGCGGTGGCGGGAGCCCTCTCCAGCCGCTGGCGCACCTCGTCCAGTGACGTGGTGCCCTCCAGCCGCACGCCGGAGAGCGCCTGGCCCAGCCCCGCCAGGTGCCCGTGCGCATCCGTGAGGCCGGGCACCACCGTGGCATCGCCCAATTCCACCACGCGCGCGGTGGGGCCCGCCGCGGCGAGCGCCTCCTCGCGCGTGCCCACGGCCAGCACCTTGCCGTCGCGCACGGCCAGCGCCTGGGCCTCCGGCTTCGCCGCGTCCAGCGTGCGGATGCGTCGGGCCACGTACACCGTGGGCGCGCCCGCGACCGCCTGCTCCGTGGGCGCTCCCTCCGGCACGCGCCGCGAGCAGCCCGCGCCCGCACACAGCACCAGCGCTCCCAGCATCCAACCGAGACGTCCTCGCATCATCCGCGCACCCGCCATGACCGTTCGCCCGGGCAGTCCGTCCCGGGACGTCGCGGGGCACTCTGACGCACGCCCCGCGCGACGGCCAGTTCCACGAGCCTGCCCGGTGCTCTAGTGCCCCACGCGCAGCGTGTATGTGTAATCAATGGGCGCGCCGAAGGGAGCCAGGGCCTGCACTCGCACCACGTGCTTCCCGGGGGCGAGCTGGAGCATCAGCCACCACCCGTCCGTCACGCCGCGCTGCTCGCCCCCCACGAGGCACGGATCCGGAATCCTCCCCACGAGGCTGGGGTCCGCGTCGAAGGTGAACAGGCCGCTCGTATGTCGATGACGGCGGGTGTCCACGCGCCGGCCATCCACGGTGACCACCAGGTCCTGCGTGCCGTTGTTGAAGTCCATGGCGCCCTGGCGGAGGAAGTCCTCCAGCGTCTGGCCCGGCGCCGGTTCGAAGGACGGGTCGGGGCACGGATAGTCATTGATGATGACCCACAGCGGTACCAGCACAGGCCGGTTCCGGGGGACGCGGCAGGTGCGCTGGTACGTGGTGTCCAGGTCGTAGGTGGGCACGAAGAAGACGGGGCCGTCCTGGTCCTCGTCGCAGTCCTGTTCCAGCCGCAGCATGGGGCTGCGGTCCGCTGGAACGCGGAAGTGCCAGCGGTACCACTCCTTCGCCCATGCGCTGATGGGCCGGCCGTACACGCGGGCTCCTGGCGGTAGCACCACCGCGCCTCGCGTCCAGGCTTCCGCGTCCAGCGCTTCCTCGGAGGCGGCGGGCTCCGGTGCCGTCTCGTCGGGCAGTGCGTCCGGCGCGCAACCCATGAGCCAGCCCATGAGCACCGCCACCGTGATGAGGTGTTTCCGCATGTGTGGACCCCTCCTTGAGAAGAGGGCTCCAAACTACGGACGCACGGGCGCGCCGGATTGTACGTGCTTGCGCGGTCCACGCCCCGCGTACACGGCGGCGCGGTACTCGCCGGGCGTGACGCCGAGGGTGCGGCCGAAGTGCTTGATGAGGTGGCTCTGGTCCGTGAAGCCGGCCGCGAGCGCCACCTCCGCCATGGGCAGCGGCCCCCCCAGCAACTCCTGCGCGAGCCGCAGCCGCAGGGCCCGCTGGAACACCTGCGGCGTCTGGCCGAACTGACGGTGGAACGCGCGCACCAGGTGCCACGGGCTGAGGTCCGCGACGCGCGCGAGCATCTCCAGGGAGAGGTTGCGCGTGGGGTGTGCCTCCAGCAACTCGCGCGCCCGCTTCACGCCCCGCGCGCACGCGGTCGCCCGCCGCCGTTGGGGCAGACCCGCGTGCCGCCGCAGCAGCGCCACCAGCAACCCCAGGAGCCGCTCCTCTCGCTCCAGGTGGGAGACGCCGCCGTCCTTCAGCGCGTCGAAGGTGGCGGTGAAGCGCTCCATCAGGGCCGCGTCCTGGAGCACGGGAGACGCGAAGCCGGGCAGGGTGCCCGGAGGCGCCCCGGTCTCCTCCGCCGCGCGGATGAGCAGCGAGGGCGGGACGTAGAGGATCCGGTACGCCCACCCGACGCTCGAGTCCGCCTCGCGGCCCTCGTGCATCTCTCCAGGAGGCACGACCAGGAAGCTGCCCACCGAGGCCACCACCCGCTGCCCCTGCAGGTGCAGCGACTCCGCGCCCGCGTCATAGGCACACAGCGAGAGGGCGTCGTGCGAGTGCTTGGGAAAGGTCCACCGGGTGTACGTCGCCTGATGGAGCTCCACGCCCGGGACCTCGGGCGCCACCCAGAAGCCGTCCCCTTGCTTCGTGCGTCGCATGGCTCCCCCTGGTGCCGCGCACCCTTCATGACAGGGAACGCACGGCGGGTGAAAGCATAGCGGACGGACCAGGACACGCGGCCCCGGAGGGCGTATGGAGCAGCGGGTGAGCACCGTCACCCCTCGCGGCATCTGTTTCGACCTGGACGGCACGTTGGTGGACTCGCTGCCGGACATCATCGACAGCTTCCTCCACGGCTTCACCCACCACGGCCTTCCGGCGCCTCCCGTCGCGGAGGTGCGCGCGCTCATCGGCCAGCCGCTGGAGGACATGTACACGCGCTTCGCGCCGGAGCACGCCACCTCGCTCTGCGTGACCTACCGCGAGCACTACCCGCTCAACTTCCACCGGCGCTCCCGGCCCTTCCCCGGCGTGGAGCGCGTCCTGCGCACGCTGCGCGAGCGGGGCTACCTGCTCGCCGTCGCCACCACCAAGCGCGGCGACATGGCGCGGCGCTTCGTGGACGCGATGGGACTGGGCGGCCTGCTGCACCACGTGCAGGGCACGGACGGCTTTCCGCACAAGCCCGCGCCGGACGTCATCCACCATGCCTTGAAGGCGCTGGGCACCGGCGGCCTGTGGATGGTGGGCGACACCACGCTGGACCTGCGCGCGGGCCAGGCCGCGGGCCTCAAGACCTACGCCGTCACCTGGGGCACGCACCCTCGCGAGGAGCTGGCCACCGCCACGCCGGACGAGCTCCAGCCGGACCTGGAGCGGCTGCTGCACCACCTGCCGCCGCTCGTCTGAGCCGGACGGCCTTCAGTGCTGGGCTTGCGGTTGGAGCGACCGCACCTGGCGCACCTGCTGGCGGCTGTCGAGCGGCAGGGCCGGCAGCGTGAGCTGATCCAACTCCCGCGGGCTGATGACCTGCACCACGTCCTTGTGGAAGAGCAGGTCCAGCGTCCAGCCCATGGCCACGCGCACCTTCGTCTCCAGCCTCGGCAGCTTGAGCAGGTAGATGGTGCGCCAGAGCACCCACGCGAAGGTGCCGGAGAACTTCAGCCCCAGGATGCGCGCCACGCCCGAGCGCTGGCCAATGGCCGCCAGCTGCCCCAGCATCCGGTAGCGGAAGGCCTTGCCCCGCTGTCCCTTCAGCGCCGCGCACACGTTGCGCGCCACCGTCACGCCCTGGCGAAGCGCGTGCTGCGCGGTGGGGGGGCAGGGCTTCCCGCCGTTGGTGATGTCCGGCACCGACGCGCAATCGCCCAGCGCCCACACGCCGGGGAAGCCGGGCACCTCCATGCGCTCGTTCACCTTGAGCCGGCCGTGCTCCTTCTCGCACGGGAGGTCCTCCAGCAGGGACGGAGGCGTGACGCCCGCGGTCCACACCACCGTCTTGGTGGGCACCACCGTGCCGTCCGGCAGCTCCACGCCCGCCTCGGTCACGTCCTTCACGTGGATGCCGGTGCGCACCTCCACGCCGTTCTCGATGAGCTTCTTGCGCGTGTACGCGCCCAGGTCCTCGCCCAGCTCCGGCAGCACCTCCTTGCCGCCGTGCACCAGCATCACGCGCACGTTCGCGTGCTGGATGTTGGAATAGAAGGGCAGGGCGCCGTGGATGAAGTCGTTGATGGCGCCCGCCGTCTCCACCCCCGCGAAGCCGCCGCCCACCACCACGAAGGTGACGATGGCGTCGCGCGCGCCCGCCGTCACGCAGTCCGCGTCCGCCTCCTCCAGCCGGTCGATGAGGCAGTTGCGCAGGAGCATCGCGTCGCCCAGCGTCTTCATGGTCAGCGCGTAGTCGCGCGGGCCGGACTTGCCGAAGAAGTTCGTCTCCGAGCCCATGGCCAGCACCACGTAGTCGGAGTCCAGCATGTGGGTGTGCCCGTCCAGCCCGCCGTGCGCCACCGTGACCTTCTTCGCCTTCAGGTCCAACCCGCTGACGTCGCCCTCCACGAACGTCAGGTGGGGCAGCAGCTTGCGCAGCGAGATGACGATGGCCGTCGCGTTCAGGTCGCTCGCCGCCACCTCGTGGAGCATGGGGGTGAAGAGGAAGTAGTTGTCGCGGCTGACGAGCGTCACCTCCACGTCGTCCCGCTTCCCCAACCGCCGCTCCAGGTGCAGCGCCGCGTACATGCCGGCGAAGCCGCCCCCCAGGATGAGCACCCGCTTGCGCGGCGGCGGCGCCTCCACGCAGAGCTCTTTCGACTTCTCGTCCGCCCCCATGCCCGCCTCCTCACGGCGCGAAGGACACCCCTCCAATGTCGGGGCGCTCGCGCGCGTCCGCATCTTGTGCCTGGGGGACGCCTGCCCGGCCGTCCGCCCTGCGGGCTTCAGGGGTGGTCCGGGTGCATGCGGTGCCGCCACGTCGTGCGCTGGGAGGTGTAGCGGGGGTTCTCGAAGAGCTTGATCAACACCATGCCCGCCACGAACCCGCCGATGTGCGCCCAGACGGCGACGCCGCCGGACACGTCCGGCCGCAGCGTCATCAACTGCGGCAGTCCGGTGATGACCTGGAGCACGAACCACCACATCAGCACGGCCCACGCGGGGATGGGGATGACGCGGATGAGGATGAAGATGATGAACAGCATGTTCACCCGCACGCGCGGGTAGAGCACCAGGTACGCGCCCAGCACGCCCGCGATGGCGCCGGACGCGCCCACCGTGGGCACCGGCGACGTGGGGTCCACCGCCACGTGCGTCGCCGCCGCCACCAGCCCGCACACCAGGTAGAAGACGAGGAAGCGCAGGCGCCCCATGCTGTCCTCGATGTTGTTGCCGAAGACCCAGAAGAACAGCACGTTGCCCAGCAGGTGCCCCCAGCTGCCGTGCAGGAACATGGACGTGAGCGGGGTGAGGCGGTTGATGGGCTCGTCGTCCACGACGCACGCGAGCCCGTCCCCCAGCGGCACCGCCTGTCCCAGGGGCGCGCGCCCGGTGAGCTCCCCGGGCACCAGGCCCAGCTCGCAGATGCTGGTGGCCAGCGCCTCCACGTTGAAGCCCGCGCCCTGGAGGAACACCCAGGCGAGCCCCAGGGCCGCGAGCAGCAGGTACGTCATCACCGGGGTGCGCAGGGTCGGGTTGTCGTCACTGATGGGAATCATGTCCGCCCGCCAGCATGGCCCCGTCCGCGGCCCCGCGGACGGCCTCGTGCGCGCGGATGTGCGGCGCCGGACGCATCACCGGAAGGCCGAGGGGCTCTACCAAACGAAGGTTGCCCGGTGTGGGTGACCCCTCCCGGTGCGGACCTGGACTTGGCTTCCGGGCCCGTGCCGGGCGAAATTCCGCAGCCGTCATCTCACTCATGGAGTCCGGAGCAATGAACCCGTCGAAATCGTCCCGCGCCTCGGCGCTGCTCGTGGTGTCCGTCCTCGCCCTCGCCTTCAGCGGCTGCGCCGCGCGCCGCCAGCAGGCGTACCTGGAGGACAAGGCCATGGGGCACGTCTACCGCAAGCCCATCGCGGAGGTGTGGCCGGCGGCGCTCGCCCTCATCAAGGAGAAGGGCTTCTCCGTGACGAACACCCAGACCGGCTTCGAGACCACCACGGAGTGGCTGATGACCAGCGCCCCGTCCTCCCTGGGCACCTCCTACGCGCGCTACCTGGTGCGCGGCTTCGAGCGCGGGCCCGGCCAGTGCGCGGTGGAGTTCCGCCGCCAGGACCGCTCCGAGTCCCGCGCCGCGGACGACACCAGCGGCCGCGGCAAGGACATGGGCGAGACCGCGGTCGGCGCCGGCAACTCCCAGATGAAGCGCGACTCCGAGCTGGAGTGGGAGCTGCTCCAGAAGGTGGACCCCGAAGCCGCCGCCGCCCTCAAGGCCGAGGCGCAGAAGATCGACTAGCCCCGCCCACCGTGGCGCACGCCGCCTGCGCGACGGGGACGTCAGTCGCGCAGCGGCAGCTCCACGGTGAGGCCGTCGAAGGCCACCTCCACCGGCCCCTTGAACGCCTCGCGCGCCTGCGCGAGCAGCCGTCCGGGGTCGGTGTCGTGGCGGCTGGACAGGTGGGTGAGGATGAGCCGCTTCGCCCCCGCGTCCCGCGCCACCTGGGCCGCCTCGCGCGCGGTGGAGTGCCGCGTCTCCACGGCGCGCTCCTGCTCGTCGTCGGAGAAGGTGGACTCGTGCACCAGCAGGTCCGCGTCCCTCGCCGCCTGCACCAGCGCCGGGCAGGGCCGCGTGTCGCCGGAAAGCACCAGCCGCCGCCCGGACCGGGCCTCTCCCAGCACGTCCTCCGGCTTCACCACGCGCCCGTCCGGCAGGGTGATGGCCTCGCCCTTCTGCAATTTCCCGAAGGAGGGCCCCTCCGGCACGCCCAGCGCCCGCGCCTTCTCCAGGTGGAAGCGCCCCGGGCGGCCGTCCTCCGCCAGCACGTAGCCCAGCGCGTGGATGCGGTGGTCCACGCCCACCGCCTGCACGGCGTAGCCGTTGCGGCGCACCACGTCCCCGTCCTTCAGCTCGTGGATCTCCACCGGGAAGGCCAGTGACTCCAGCCCCAGGTGCACGGCCTGGTGCAGGAGCCTGCGCGCCGGGGGCGGCCCGTACAGGTGCATGGGCGCGGTGCGGCCCATCATCCCCAGCGTGCGCAGGAAGCCGATGATCCCCAGGTAGTGGTCGGCATGGAAGTGCGTGAAGAACGCCGCGTCCACGGTGAAGCCCGTGCCGAAGCGCACCATCTGCCGCTGGCTGCCCTCGCCGCAGTCGAACAGGAGCAGGTCCGCGTCCGCCTTCACCGCCAGGCCGGACAGGCCCCGATGCAGGGTGGGCTGCGCGGCGGAGGTGCCGAGGAAGGTGAGCCTCAAGAGCGACATGCCAGCGCTTCCCACGTCGAGAGTGGCCTCCTCGCACGCGCGGAGTCCGTCCTCCGCGCGCGCGTTCCCGGGGGCAT
This genomic interval carries:
- a CDS encoding DUF6068 family protein, whose protein sequence is MRHPLFRAPFLLCSALLLGTGCESMKPRAVSPADGTTATEQPGASSEPEAAITDAGAPTTEATPATPSPWQRARVGDRVEYAFSAHRSRPGTDTGVGVAGHVALEVVAVQAPWAWLTVTFTDDQGRPLAHPRLSQPRVLPMRVEETQPWKEEHRGQRSTEQTTAAGRTWDARRFLDDRRPSDGPLQNRLYASEPGPLYLTHGLLDASTTLSGFGASGSQQLTLVSFRQGTDAAGSVPALDRPWGPGTWYDVRQDLSGTSSVRRVCLGAERGFVLRKELTGPTGDAPCADFQEAEARPLEEALLDAVSETLSQPQQWPPVPAGAAPARRETFTVGQHPVPALVVESPLGEGAERRVQVTTYAAEPWGAALNGLADEARFTPLADAVYRAPPKGKRVPEDGTALAGWGRWVVDGGR
- a CDS encoding DUF6068 family protein, translated to MRAVPVRGLTGALFRIEGGSTATTLRWAFAAGQHWLARRTFRDDSPGDGPTQHRLYATTPGPLYLTHGLLEVSFSAVGPSMSAAHDVALVSFQRGSGTTGGTPPAMDNPWGPGTWYETQETTDRGVQVNRVCLGAEQGYLLRKVWSRPRGENRCEDFQGAEVLSLEDALIDLVNNSVYIPAWPPRDYGAPLPRQVHVYVRQEPVAAYFDEVPEYSLGAPWMQSTSDSTDLWNPVLRGLPMEARFDPLSKGVYLETASGVRQYRSDSRLTRWGTWLESAPELSTSAR
- a CDS encoding TIGR02269 family lipoprotein; its protein translation is MLREAFFRGDLCWLFIGLLWSCASTSSAPAFSPEVVWAEAGSGHECEDGDGDQCFAPLCVDGACALFRCED
- a CDS encoding amidohydrolase translates to MRGRLGWMLGALVLCAGAGCSRRVPEGAPTEQAVAGAPTVYVARRIRTLDAAKPEAQALAVRDGKVLAVGTREEALAAAGPTARVVELGDATVVPGLTDAHGHLAGLGQALSGVRLEGTTSLDEVRQRLERAPATAYQGDWLVGQGWDQNDWATPRFPTLADMGESLKATPVVLWRIDGHALWLNGEALKRANITRDTKAPEGGTIVRLPDGAPSGVLIDNAMDLALKALPAPTKEQHASRMRAALEHCARVGLTGVHDAGMDLRTFRLFQAWDQAGTLSLRVYAMADGQTDDRVQYLKDGPFQGKLLTMRAVKLTLDGALGSRGAALGAAYSDEPGHRGLLLLSPEEYASRVHAFVGRGFQVATHAIGDRANTLLLDTLTRELGDPKTKDARPRVEHAQIMTAEDIRRLGANGFIASVQPTHATSDMPWAEKRVGSERIQNAYAWQKLKGAGAVLALGSDFPVERPDVLAGLYAARTRQDASGQPPGGWHPDQRLSGEEALEGFTVGAAYASFAEGQRGRLKPGMDADFVALSVDPVDAPPADLLTGQVRLTVVAGREVFRADAK
- a CDS encoding AraC family transcriptional regulator, whose amino-acid sequence is MRRTKQGDGFWVAPEVPGVELHQATYTRWTFPKHSHDALSLCAYDAGAESLHLQGQRVVASVGSFLVVPPGEMHEGREADSSVGWAYRILYVPPSLLIRAAEETGAPPGTLPGFASPVLQDAALMERFTATFDALKDGGVSHLEREERLLGLLVALLRRHAGLPQRRRATACARGVKRARELLEAHPTRNLSLEMLARVADLSPWHLVRAFHRQFGQTPQVFQRALRLRLAQELLGGPLPMAEVALAAGFTDQSHLIKHFGRTLGVTPGEYRAAVYAGRGPRKHVQSGAPVRP
- a CDS encoding HAD family hydrolase, which codes for MEQRVSTVTPRGICFDLDGTLVDSLPDIIDSFLHGFTHHGLPAPPVAEVRALIGQPLEDMYTRFAPEHATSLCVTYREHYPLNFHRRSRPFPGVERVLRTLRERGYLLAVATTKRGDMARRFVDAMGLGGLLHHVQGTDGFPHKPAPDVIHHALKALGTGGLWMVGDTTLDLRAGQAAGLKTYAVTWGTHPREELATATPDELQPDLERLLHHLPPLV